Proteins encoded together in one Bacteroides zoogleoformans window:
- a CDS encoding tyrosine-type recombinase/integrase, which translates to MLSVCAEQAPRGVSRSTAENYRTAVRSFIRFCGNTDVPVSALNADNVRRYERWLQDRGVCPNTSSCYMRSLRAIHNKAASKRLVKDRKPFKGVFTGNSPTVKRGITTGELRRLKSLSPAGGGAEAGEAGRKRTAVEAAALDFFLFSFYAMGMPFADLAGLRRPQVRDGVLTYRRRKTGRQVRVTLEPCMLDILDKYATRESDYLFPILYKMKGGEKDRTKGGDTDKGKDGGKGRTKRGNPVEVSYSSALNRYNRALKTLAREAGIAVNLTSYVARHSWASIAYEGNVDLPVISKALGHTDTKTTLIYIGEINDTRPASANRKLLEEVFPS; encoded by the coding sequence ATGCTTTCCGTTTGTGCCGAGCAGGCACCCCGTGGCGTAAGTCGTTCCACGGCGGAAAATTACCGTACGGCAGTGCGCTCCTTCATCCGCTTCTGCGGCAACACAGATGTCCCCGTATCGGCGCTCAACGCCGACAATGTGCGCCGCTACGAGCGTTGGCTGCAAGACCGTGGCGTATGCCCCAACACCTCCTCGTGCTACATGCGCTCCTTGCGCGCCATCCACAACAAAGCGGCCTCGAAGCGGCTCGTGAAGGACAGGAAGCCCTTCAAGGGCGTGTTCACGGGCAACTCTCCCACGGTGAAGCGCGGCATCACCACAGGGGAGTTGCGCAGGCTCAAAAGCCTCTCCCCCGCAGGAGGCGGGGCAGAGGCCGGGGAAGCCGGGAGGAAGCGGACAGCCGTGGAGGCTGCGGCCCTGGACTTCTTCCTCTTCTCGTTCTACGCCATGGGCATGCCCTTCGCGGACCTGGCCGGCCTCCGGCGCCCGCAGGTCAGGGACGGGGTGCTTACCTACCGGCGGCGCAAGACCGGCCGGCAGGTCAGGGTGACGCTGGAACCCTGCATGCTCGACATACTGGACAAGTATGCGACGCGGGAGTCGGACTACCTCTTTCCCATATTATATAAGATGAAAGGCGGTGAGAAAGACCGGACGAAAGGCGGTGATACGGACAAGGGGAAAGACGGCGGTAAGGGCAGGACGAAACGTGGAAATCCTGTGGAAGTCTCCTACTCCTCGGCGCTGAACCGCTACAACCGCGCGCTCAAGACCCTTGCCCGTGAGGCGGGAATAGCGGTGAACCTGACCTCCTACGTCGCCCGCCACTCCTGGGCGAGCATCGCCTACGAGGGGAACGTCGACCTGCCCGTCATCTCCAAGGCATTGGGGCATACCGACACCAAGACGACACTCATATACATCGGGGAGATAAACGACACGCGGCCGGCATCGGCCAACCGCAAACTGCTGGAAGAGGTTTTCCCGTCCT
- a CDS encoding DUF4857 domain-containing protein produces MKRFSQLFLYLTVALLLLWQLPWCYAFFASKPSRTPFALYSCVIGDFLSIGYDEATGMIRRDRSGNNYTQEQTDSILPLFYVRQLMADERFPDTLKGVPVTPREVQRTNFNFRVSASEVNTAVVPLYPLLESMSKRVDLAMPDDVFRITPRGIEFVVMDSNSVDKAKSAKFTEALVKKGFRFPASRIAGNPNPRKEYDEGYLILDDEGKLFHLKQVRGRPYVRAIPLPEGLHAKYLFITEFSDRKTLGYLTDADHSFYVLMNKTYEVIKTGLPSYNPETDKLTIFGNMFDWTVCVVTPEAEEYYALSADDFSLIDSMRIPISDGPMPGLHFTSYTDKYVKPHFF; encoded by the coding sequence ATGAAACGTTTTAGTCAACTATTCCTATACCTCACGGTGGCGTTGTTGCTCCTCTGGCAACTGCCGTGGTGCTACGCATTCTTCGCCTCCAAGCCTTCGCGCACGCCTTTCGCCCTATACAGTTGCGTGATTGGCGACTTCCTCTCCATCGGTTACGACGAGGCCACCGGCATGATACGGCGCGATCGCTCGGGCAACAATTATACGCAGGAACAGACAGACAGCATCCTGCCCCTGTTCTACGTCCGGCAACTGATGGCCGACGAGCGCTTCCCCGACACTCTGAAGGGGGTGCCCGTCACACCGCGCGAGGTGCAGCGCACCAACTTCAACTTCCGTGTATCGGCGTCGGAAGTCAATACCGCCGTCGTCCCCTTGTATCCGTTGTTGGAGAGCATGTCGAAGCGGGTGGACCTGGCCATGCCGGATGATGTATTCCGCATCACCCCGAGAGGCATTGAGTTCGTTGTGATGGACAGTAACAGCGTGGACAAGGCGAAGAGCGCGAAGTTTACGGAGGCGCTCGTGAAGAAAGGCTTCCGCTTTCCCGCCTCTCGTATAGCCGGCAACCCAAACCCTCGGAAAGAATACGATGAAGGATACCTCATTCTGGACGATGAGGGCAAGCTGTTCCACCTGAAGCAGGTTCGGGGCCGTCCCTACGTGCGCGCCATCCCCCTGCCCGAAGGACTGCACGCCAAATACCTTTTCATCACGGAGTTCTCCGACCGCAAGACACTGGGATACCTCACCGATGCCGACCATTCCTTCTACGTATTGATGAACAAGACCTACGAAGTGATAAAGACCGGACTGCCCTCCTACAATCCGGAGACGGACAAGCTCACCATCTTCGGCAATATGTTCGACTGGACGGTTTGCGTTGTGACGCCCGAGGCGGAAGAATACTATGCGCTGTCTGCCGACGACTTCTCGCTCATCGACTCGATGCGCATCCCGATCTCCGACGGCCCGATGCCCGGACTGCACTTCACCTCGTACACGGATAAGTACGTCAAGCCGCACTTCTTCTGA
- a CDS encoding ABC transporter ATP-binding protein has translation MENIIECNNLTHYYGKRLIYENLSFSVPQGRILGLLGKNGTGKTTTINILSGYLTPRSGQCFIFGENIQTMPPALRRNIGLLIEGHVQYQFMTIREIERFYAAFYPGQWRKEAYYDLMNKLKVAPKQRISRMSCGQRSQVALGLILAQNPELLVLDDFSLGLDPGYRRLFVDYLRDYARSENKTVFLTSHIIQDMERLIDDCIIMDYGSILIQQPVRELLDTIRRYTCTVPEGYTLPEDADFHHPAVIRNTLETFSFLTRQEVEARFAALQVPYSQLKCETVNLEDAFIGLTGKY, from the coding sequence ATGGAAAATATCATTGAATGCAATAACCTGACGCACTACTACGGCAAACGGTTGATATACGAGAACCTCAGCTTCAGTGTTCCGCAAGGGCGCATTCTGGGGCTGCTGGGGAAGAACGGAACGGGCAAGACCACCACCATCAACATCTTGAGCGGCTACCTGACGCCCCGTTCGGGACAATGTTTCATCTTCGGAGAGAACATACAGACCATGCCGCCGGCCTTGCGCCGAAACATCGGACTGCTCATCGAGGGACATGTGCAATACCAGTTCATGACCATCCGCGAGATTGAGCGGTTTTATGCCGCCTTCTATCCCGGACAGTGGCGGAAGGAGGCCTACTACGACCTGATGAACAAGCTGAAAGTGGCGCCCAAGCAGCGCATCTCGCGCATGTCGTGCGGACAGCGCTCGCAAGTGGCGCTGGGTCTGATTTTGGCACAGAATCCGGAGCTGCTGGTACTGGACGACTTCTCGCTGGGACTCGACCCCGGCTACCGCCGCCTCTTCGTAGATTACCTGCGCGACTATGCCCGCTCGGAGAACAAAACCGTCTTCCTGACCTCGCACATCATTCAAGACATGGAACGCCTGATAGACGACTGCATCATCATGGACTACGGCAGCATCCTGATTCAACAACCCGTCAGGGAACTGCTCGACACGATACGCCGCTACACCTGCACCGTGCCCGAAGGCTATACCTTGCCGGAGGATGCGGACTTCCATCATCCCGCCGTGATACGCAACACGCTGGAGACATTCTCCTTCCTCACTCGGCAAGAAGTGGAAGCCCGGTTCGCCGCCCTGCAAGTGCCCTACAGTCAACTGAAATGTGAAACCGTCAATCTGGAAGACGCCTTCATCGGCCTCACCGGGAAATATTAA